The Streptomyces sp. NBC_00454 DNA segment GAGATCGCTGCGGCCCAGTCGCACTGACGCGACGGGCACGAGCACAGGAGGTGTGAGATGCGCGGTGGATCACCGGTGGCGACCGGGCCCGAACAGGTCTTCCGAGAGGATCTGCTGGAGGTGGCCGCACGCGTACGCAAGGGGCTGAACGCCGAGATCCTCGAGTCCGCCGAGGAGCTTCCCCGGGAGGAGGAGGCGGCCGCGCAGATCGGCCGCGCCGCCCGGGAGGAGCGGGCCAGGGTGCTGGAGGCAGGGGTGCGCGGGCTGGAGAAGCTGGCGGCGGGCCGCAGGGGCGACATGGACGCGGACGAGCACTTCGGGGTGGAAGCGATCGTCCTGCTCGAAGGCCGCCCGGCGATCCTGGTCCAGGGCCAGGACTTCGCCTCGCAGCAGGGAGACTGGGCCCTGCTGGACGGGCAGCGGCCGGGCATCCGGTCGTCGATCGAGCGGGTCGGCCGGGTGGAGGTCTCCGGCCACGCGTCACTGGACTGGCTGGGCACGGGGTTCCTGGTCTCGCCGTTCGCCGTGATGACCAACCGGCATGTCGCGGCCGAGTTCAGCCGTGCGGACGGCGAGGGCGGGTTCACCTTCCGCCAGGGCATGGGTGCGCGCATCGACACCGCCGAGGAACTCGGCGCGCCCACCACCGACGGATCGTTCGAGTTCAAAGTCACCGAGGTCATCGGCATCCACCAGGACGTCGACATGGCACTGCTCCGGGTGTCCCCGGCAGCGAGTGGCGGCCGGCCGCTGCCGACGCCGCTACCGGTCGCTGCCGATGCTCCGCCGGACCTGGAAGGCCGGCCCGTGTACGTGGTCGGCTACCCGGCGTCGGACGGCCGGCGCAACGAACCGGAGGCCATGAGCCGCATCTTCATGGACATCTACAACGTGAAGCGGCTCCAGCCGGGCACGGCGACGGCGCTGGTCCCGGAGGGGCCCGGGTTCACCATGACGCACGACTGCTCCACGCTCGGCGGCAACAGCGGCTCCCCCGTCTTCGACCTGGCCGACCACCGGGTGCTCGGCCTCCACTTCGGCGGCCGGTTCAGGTCGGGCAACTTCGCCGTACCGCTCTTCCAGCTGACGGACGACCCGCTGCTGGAGCGGGCGGAAGTCAACTGGGTGTAGGGCGGCACCGCAGTTGAGCGCGCACAGGACTTGCCCCGGGCGGAGGCAATGCCCGCGGCCGCGTTCAGCTCGTGGTGATGGGTTCGCCGTCGTGCTCGCCGCCTATGCAGGTCCACAGGCCGGTGCTGGAGTCGTACTCCACCTTCCCCACCTTGTCGGCGATGCAAGCCGGTCCGGTGACGGCCGGTACGACAGCCGACGCGACGGGAACCGCGGCACCGAAAACGGCCAGCACGAGTGCGGCGCTGAATCCGAGAATGCTTCTACGCATGGGAGCTCCTCTGGGGACGAGCGACACCTACACGTCAACTCCAGCTTCGCCCTGCGCCGCCTTGGCCGCATCCTGACGCGGCGGTGTGCTCGGAGGGACGTGCTCGCGTGCTCCGGGGGCACGTTCCCCGGACTGGGAGGAGGCTGATGTTATGGCGAACACACCCGAGGTAACCGTAGGGGCGCCTGACGACCTCGGCTTGCGGAAGGTCGTGATCGACGGCCACCGCGCGGGAAAGGCCCGGTCTGCCGGGGAGCTCCGGAGAATCCTGGAGCGTGCCGGTGTTTCGGTCGGGCACCACGACATCCAATGGCTCGGCGGGGACTGCGGTGTCTGGCCGGACCGGGCCGTCCGGCGCCTGACCATCGGCCTGCTCATGGTCTTCGGCTTCCTCGCGACCGCCTGTCCGCTCTTCCACATCGGAATGTCGGACAGCGGCGATGCCTTGACCTACGGCGGACGGATCGCAGGAGTTACCGTCCTCGCTGCCGCCGTGGTGGAGCTGGCTGCCGCCGGGGCGGCGGTCGACTACTGGGGCAGGCGGCGATGGCGCTACTCGGGGGTGGCCATTCTGGGCGGAGTCGCCATCGCCCTCCTCTGCGGAATCTGCCTCCTCCTGCTGCAGATCGGCGAGCGTTTCACCGGCTACACCCTGGTCGGGATCGCCCTCTGCGTCTGGTCTTCGGTGGCCCTGGTCGGACTCGTCAGGCTGCGGGCCTGGAAGGGGCTCCGCAATCCCAAGACGATCGCGATCGGGGTCATCATCTCCACCCTTCTCGCCGGCGCCAACCTGGCGTATTCGCAGATCTATCTTCCCTATGTGAGAACCCCGCTGATACAGAGCGGGGCGGAGTTCAAGGAGTCGAGCCTGCAAAAGGGAGCGGCACAGATGTATGTGACGGTCCATCTGTACGTGAAGAACGAAGGCCAGGTTCCCGTCTACATCCTCGACAGCATGTACTGGATCGATGGCGGGCCCGCGAACAGCAAATCCGACGCCAAGACCGCTGCCTTCGAATTGATCTACCATGGCGCCTTCGTCACGCCGGTGGGCAGCGTACTGAATCCAGGGGAGGAGATCGCACAGGACGTGGTCGTCGAGGTCAAGGATCCGGAGCAGCGCAAGTTCGAAGCCATCAGGGCCCAGACCGAAGTGTACGTGATCAGGAAAGACAGAATGAAAATGCCCGCTGCTTACGAACGTTCCGGCACCTGTTGCAAGAAGCTCGACGAGGATCACAAGAAGGAGAAAGGATATCCTCCCGGTACGGATTACAGGTATCGATCCGACATCGAGAACAGCAGTGAAATCCTGAACGTGACCCGGGGTCGACAGCAGATAACGGTGTTCAGAGTGGACCGTGGTGAGCGGCCGCACGTTGTTGTGGAGGTGTCGCCGCCGGGTGAACAGATAGAGTTCGATCCCGTAAACCCCTTGGCGAACGAAGAGGCCAAAAGCCGGTACGGCCTCTCGCCGGTGCGTGGCTCCACGGTGGAGATGCCCTACATGGAGCTCCTGGAGAAAGCCCGCTCAAGCGGGTAGGGCCCACCCTCGCGTTGATGAATACTCAACCGTTGGTCTTCTTATACAAGAGGTGTCCTATGAGCAGGACCTCGCGACTCAACTGCATCATCCCCCCGTACCTTCTCAAGAAGCTCCTGGAGAGCGAAGACGCCGAGGTGCGCCAGGCCGCCTTGGACACCATGCTGACCACAGCTCGCCTGCGGGGTGAGCGAGCGGTCCGGTCGTCCTTCGCCGGCGCGGCGGCCCCCGGTCACGGCCGGCGCACCGTCTTCGACGTCGAGGAGGGAAGCTTCCTCCCGGCCGCTGTCCTGGCCAGGCCGGAGGACGGACCGGAGTCCGTGGACGAGCCCGTCAACCGGGCGTTCGACGGACTCGGCCTGACGCGCGACTTCTACAACGAGGTGTTCCAGCGCGATTCGATCGACGGCCGGGGGATGCGCCTGGACGGGTACGTTCACTACGGCGTGAAGTTCAACAACGCGTTCTGGGACGGACGGCAGATGGTCTTCGGCGACGGGGACGGAAAGGTGCTCGGCAACCTCACCGGATCCCTCGATGTGATCGCCCACGAGTTGACGCACGGAGTCACCGAGCACACCGCTGGACTCGAGTACCACAATCAGTCCGGAGCCCTGAACGAGTCGATTTCGGACGTCTTCGGGTCGCTGGTCAAGCAGTGGTCGCTGAAGCAGTCGGCCGAAGAGGCCGACTGGCTGATCGGCGCCGACGTGTGGACCCCCGGAATCGATGCCGACGCCCTGCGATCGATGAAGGCCCCGGGGCACGCCTACAACAACCCGCTGTTCGGAAAGGACCCCCAGCCCGACCGCATGGGCAAGTTCATCCACCTGCCCGACACGGATGAAGGGGACAGCGGCGGGGTGCACCTCAACTCCGGCATTCCGAACAAGGCGTTCTACCTGACGGCCGTGGGCATCGGCGGATTCGCGTGGGAGGCTGCCGGGTCCATCTGGTTCGAATCACTCAAAGCCTCCGGCGCCACGGCCCAGTTCCAGGATTTCGCCCACACCACCCTTCAGAAGGCCGGGGAACTGTTCGGCGTCGGCAGCGCCGAACAGTCCGCCGTGCTGGCGGCCTGGCAGGAGGTAGAAGTCCCCGTCAATGGCGTCCGGACCAGGGTCGCCCGAGCACGGAGCCTTGCGGCCAACGAGAACGGTGGCGTGGGCCGGCAGGACGGCCTGGCAGCCCTGACCAGGCAGATCGGTGAACTGAGCGCCAAGATGACGGCGCTGACCAAGGACGTGAAGGCACTGAAGGCAACCAGGTGACCAGGTGACCAGGTGACCACCAGGACTTAACGCCGGCCGCTCCTGGCTACGGGTAATTCACCAGGTTGGCCACGTTGGTGGACGCGTTGGAGGGTCCGCCCCGGTCGTTGATGACGTGCCGGATGGTCCCGGTGCCGCCGAGCGAGACGGTCACCATGTTCTGGAAGCGCACGTTCGGGTTGTTGGGGGCCTCGATGGCATGCTCGGCGGTCACGCTCGGATCGACGTTGAAGTAGCAGTAGCTGCCGAGCCCGTAGGCCTGGTGGCTGGTGACCGAGTTCGCGACCTTGTACGCCGAGTAGCCCTGGGTGGAGCCGTTCATCCAGGCGGCCTGGTTCGGCGGGTCGTACGGCATCTCGTTCTGGTAGAAGTACGTCCGCCCGCCGTTGCCGTTCCAGATGGTCTGGTGCTTCTGGTAGTGCTCGACGAACAGGCCGTACATGGTGACCCCGTCGCCGTTGACGACGAGTCCGGTGTCGGCCGTATTGGTGTTCCAGCCGATGCCGCTGCCGTGGTCGCCGCGCCAGATCCACATGTGGTCGCCGATGACTTGGTCGCTGTTGACGACCAGGCTCGTCGTCGCCTTGCCGACGGCGGCGCCACCGACCCGGAAGTAGACGTCGTGCAGGGAGGTGGGGTTCGCCGCGTGGTTCGCGGCAGCGCCGGCCGGGCCGATCTCCATCAGGGTCTGCGAGTTGGTGGTTCCGGCGTCGAAGAGGACACCCGCGACCTTCACGCCGTCGACATCGGCGACCGTCATGGCCGTGACACCGTTGTCAGGAATGAAAGTGGCGAGGCCGAGACCGAGGACGACGGTGTCGGGGCGGGTCACCTTCAGGGTCTGGTTGAGGTGGTAGACACCGGGGGTGACCAGCAGGTTCTTGCCCTCGGCCAGCGCGGCATTGATCTGTGCGGCCGTTGCTCCGGCCTTGACGACGTAGAACTGGTCCATGCCGAGCGAGCCGCCCGCTGCATTCCCGTTGGCCCAGCTGGTGGCCGTGGAGTCGGTTCGCAGGGACGGTACGAACACCTTGTACGCGCCCGCGCCGTCCACGTACAGGAAGGGCTTCTCCCGGACCGTCGGCGTCTGGTTCACCGTGGTGTAGGGCGGATTGGGGAAGGTGTTGCCCGGCACGCCCTGGCTGCCGACGAACACCATGTTCCAGTTGGAACCCGTCCAGCTGCCCAGCTGGGAGTTGCGGGTCAGCCACTGCTGCTGGGTGCCGGACCGGACCTGACCGTCGATCTTGCTGTCGGCCATGAATCCGCCGCTGGCCCAGCCGCCGTCGCTCAGCTCGAGGTTGCCGCGGACGTGCATGCGCCGGTACCCGGATGCCTGCGAGACCGCCCACCGGTCGGTGCCTCCGGTCGGGTTCACCGAGAGGTTCTCTGCGCCGCGCCAGAAGTTCTGGGTGGCGTTCTGCGGCGGGAACCAGTCCGCCTCCACGTGCACGGCGCCGTTGATCGTCACCGAGTCGGGCGACTGGCCGAGGCCGAGGACCTGGGTGTAGAAGCCGACGTTGACGTCGTTGCTGTACGTACCCGGCTTGAACATCACGGCGTAGCGCTGGGAGCCGAACTGGTTGGTCTCCTGCTGCTGGAAGATGGAGTTCAGCCGGCTCTGGATGGTGGACGAAGGCATCGACGGGTCGAAGACGACCACGTTCGGGCCGAGGTCGACATCCCCGGGCGCGGTGTTCACGGGCGCCACCTGGAAGCGCTGGGCTGCCGTCCCGTTGCAGGTGTACTGCACCAGCTGGACGCTGTCGGCCGTCGAGGCGGCCGGGACGTCCAGGCATTTGCCGCTGTGGCGGCTGACGAAGTGGTACGCGCCGCCGCCCTCGTCGACGGCCTGCCACTGCTGGTTGTTGCCGCCGCCGTACGCCCAGAGGTGCACGGCGGCATTGTCGGCCGAGGAGGTGTCGCTCACGTCGACGACCTGGTTGCTCGCGTTGCGGTTGCCGATCCGCACGAAGCCGTCGCTGGTCGGCGTGAAGCTCCACTGCTGCGCGGTGCTGTTGTTGCAGGAGTACTGCTGCACCGCCGTGCCGTTCGTGGTCGCGGCCGACCGCGCGTCCAGGCATTTGCCGCTGCCGGCATTGACGACTGTGGACCAGCCCGTGGGCAGTTCGGCGGCCGCCTTCGCGACGGCGTTCGGGGTGGCGGCCTGGCTGGGATGAAGGGCGGTGAGGACCGAAGCGGCCGAGGCAGCGACCACCAGGGTCGCGACCCAGGGCCGTCTGACGCGGGCCCGGCTTGGGGCATGGCGAACCGCTCGGGGCGTGCGCGGGGAGCTGAGCACGTTTTCTCCTGTGCCGGCTGTACGGCATGAGTGGGGGGTGGGGGTGGGCGGTGACGGGAGGGGTCAGCCGTTGTACTGGGCGAAGACGCGGGTGAAGTCCCAAGGCTGCTGGGAAACGCCCGAGCAGGTGTCGGCTCCGCCGCCGGTGCAGGGCCGGTCACGATTGACCGACCAGAAGGTCAGCCGCGCGAGGTGACGCTGTTGGGCGTAGCCGAGAATGGTGCGGAAGTCGTCGACGGTCACCGTCTCGCCGTTGTCGGTGACGCCGTTCATCGAGGAGATCCCGGTGTGGCGGTAGGCAAGGTCGTCCGAGTACCCGTAGGCGTTCTTGACCGCGTTCTTGAGGCCCTCGGCCGCACGGATGGTGAGCCCGCCCATGTTCTGGCCGGCTCCGCCGAAGTCGAACGGCATGATCGTCCAGCTGTCCACGGTCAGCCCGGACGCGGCGGCCTTGCTGATCAGGCTGCTGTCGGGGCCGTTCTGTCCCGTGCCGAAGGTGACGTACACCTTGATGCCGGGGTTGTTGACCTTGACGGTCTTCAGCGCGTCGACCGTGCGCTGCTGGACGGTCGGGCTGTCGTACGCCGCCGCTTCGATGTCGATGTCGATGGCCTTCAGCCCGTACGCGTTGATGACCTTCTGGTACGCCGCGGCAAGCTCGCCCGCGCTGCCGCAGGAGCTTTCCAGCTTGTTGCCGCTCCAGCCGCCGAAGGAAGGGATGACGTCGCCGCCGTTCGTCCGCACGGTGTTGACCGTCTGCTGGTCGACGCCTCCGGTCAGCGGCCGGCTGCCGTCCCACTGCGGATTGC contains these protein-coding regions:
- a CDS encoding serine protease, which produces MRGGSPVATGPEQVFREDLLEVAARVRKGLNAEILESAEELPREEEAAAQIGRAAREERARVLEAGVRGLEKLAAGRRGDMDADEHFGVEAIVLLEGRPAILVQGQDFASQQGDWALLDGQRPGIRSSIERVGRVEVSGHASLDWLGTGFLVSPFAVMTNRHVAAEFSRADGEGGFTFRQGMGARIDTAEELGAPTTDGSFEFKVTEVIGIHQDVDMALLRVSPAASGGRPLPTPLPVAADAPPDLEGRPVYVVGYPASDGRRNEPEAMSRIFMDIYNVKRLQPGTATALVPEGPGFTMTHDCSTLGGNSGSPVFDLADHRVLGLHFGGRFRSGNFAVPLFQLTDDPLLERAEVNWV
- a CDS encoding M4 family metallopeptidase, which translates into the protein MSRTSRLNCIIPPYLLKKLLESEDAEVRQAALDTMLTTARLRGERAVRSSFAGAAAPGHGRRTVFDVEEGSFLPAAVLARPEDGPESVDEPVNRAFDGLGLTRDFYNEVFQRDSIDGRGMRLDGYVHYGVKFNNAFWDGRQMVFGDGDGKVLGNLTGSLDVIAHELTHGVTEHTAGLEYHNQSGALNESISDVFGSLVKQWSLKQSAEEADWLIGADVWTPGIDADALRSMKAPGHAYNNPLFGKDPQPDRMGKFIHLPDTDEGDSGGVHLNSGIPNKAFYLTAVGIGGFAWEAAGSIWFESLKASGATAQFQDFAHTTLQKAGELFGVGSAEQSAVLAAWQEVEVPVNGVRTRVARARSLAANENGGVGRQDGLAALTRQIGELSAKMTALTKDVKALKATR
- a CDS encoding RICIN domain-containing protein — encoded protein: MVAASAASVLTALHPSQAATPNAVAKAAAELPTGWSTVVNAGSGKCLDARSAATTNGTAVQQYSCNNSTAQQWSFTPTSDGFVRIGNRNASNQVVDVSDTSSADNAAVHLWAYGGGNNQQWQAVDEGGGAYHFVSRHSGKCLDVPAASTADSVQLVQYTCNGTAAQRFQVAPVNTAPGDVDLGPNVVVFDPSMPSSTIQSRLNSIFQQQETNQFGSQRYAVMFKPGTYSNDVNVGFYTQVLGLGQSPDSVTINGAVHVEADWFPPQNATQNFWRGAENLSVNPTGGTDRWAVSQASGYRRMHVRGNLELSDGGWASGGFMADSKIDGQVRSGTQQQWLTRNSQLGSWTGSNWNMVFVGSQGVPGNTFPNPPYTTVNQTPTVREKPFLYVDGAGAYKVFVPSLRTDSTATSWANGNAAGGSLGMDQFYVVKAGATAAQINAALAEGKNLLVTPGVYHLNQTLKVTRPDTVVLGLGLATFIPDNGVTAMTVADVDGVKVAGVLFDAGTTNSQTLMEIGPAGAAANHAANPTSLHDVYFRVGGAAVGKATTSLVVNSDQVIGDHMWIWRGDHGSGIGWNTNTADTGLVVNGDGVTMYGLFVEHYQKHQTIWNGNGGRTYFYQNEMPYDPPNQAAWMNGSTQGYSAYKVANSVTSHQAYGLGSYCYFNVDPSVTAEHAIEAPNNPNVRFQNMVTVSLGGTGTIRHVINDRGGPSNASTNVANLVNYP
- a CDS encoding ricin-type beta-trefoil lectin domain protein, with the translated sequence MTVRLLRVPAVRGVLGAAATAVLVAGLTGSPASGAAAATGTITGLGGKCVDVAGANTANGTAVQLYDCNGTAAQQWSVGSDGTIRALGKCLDVTSGGTADGTRIQLWDCNGSAAQQWSTPAARDIVNPQADKCLDATGNSSANGTRLQIWSCTGAANQKWTAPDGGGTPVPGPGAMAVAPYLYNGWGSPPSPTTVTNATGVKWFTLAFVLSNGYCNPQWDGSRPLTGGVDQQTVNTVRTNGGDVIPSFGGWSGNKLESSCGSAGELAAAYQKVINAYGLKAIDIDIEAAAYDSPTVQQRTVDALKTVKVNNPGIKVYVTFGTGQNGPDSSLISKAAASGLTVDSWTIMPFDFGGAGQNMGGLTIRAAEGLKNAVKNAYGYSDDLAYRHTGISSMNGVTDNGETVTVDDFRTILGYAQQRHLARLTFWSVNRDRPCTGGGADTCSGVSQQPWDFTRVFAQYNG